A single window of Venturia canescens isolate UGA chromosome 3, ASM1945775v1, whole genome shotgun sequence DNA harbors:
- the LOC122407520 gene encoding uronyl 2-sulfotransferase-like isoform X1 — protein sequence MRRSRGIASTFIAFITIAFVVLVSRETTEPTEDNRDYLNVVEIQTEPATTSRTQTQRYVTPSLAELRGRGDLPATNDHVLMLTRVPGAGAELLVLLLQRLQGFNAFKHIRLPPGDDGLLSTLQQELLVEEIISIIRQEAIPLSFDGDLRFLNFSAFARQAPAFVSVVRDPMDPKLLHGYKKGEFSRVYRGSISHFCGQDSRCTKRNNKWALKRAMDNVSRWYRVVGILDHIDLTLEALKREFPYFFNGAMRLYKEIRPKEKSSRYRSLSIKPSARRRLEVIYKTEIEFYEWLKMRLLNGTSDNG from the exons atgcgtCGGAGTCGCGGTATCGCATCGACTTTTATCGCGTTCATTACCATCGCATTCGTTGTTCTCGTTTCGAGAGAAACGACCGAACCCACGGAAGATAACCGTGATTATTTGAACGTCGTTGAAATTCAAACTGAGCCAGCAACAACGAGCAGAACGCAG ACGCAAAGATACGTGACTCCATCCCTCGCTGAGCTCAGGGGTCGTGGAGACTTGCCAGCAACGAATGACCACGTGCTGATGTTGACGAGAGTCCCAGGCGCGGGTGCAGAACTGTTGGTACTTTTGTTGCAGCGTCTCCAGGGTTTCAACGCGTTCAAGCACATCCGTCTGCCTCCCGGCGACGACGGGTTGCTTTCGACTTTGCAACag GAGTTGCTGGTCGAGGAAATAATAAGTATAATACGCCAGGAAGCGATCCCGCTGAGTTTCGACGGTGACTTGAgattcctcaatttttcgGCATTCGCGCGTCAGGCACCGGCGTTTGTATCCGTGGTACGTGACCCGATGGATCCGAAGCTTTTGCACGG GTACAAGAAAGGCGAATTTTCGCGTGTTTACCGGGGATCGATATCACATTTTTGTGGACAGGATTCTCGTTGTAC aaaaaggaataacAAATGGGCATTGAAACGTGCCATGGACAACGTATCACGATGGTATCGTGTCGTTGGAATTCTCGATCATATCGACCTTACCCTCGAGGCACTCAAACGGgaatttccatattttttcaacggtGCGATGCGATTGTACAAAGAAATCC GgccaaaagaaaaatcatcgagGTATCGGAGTTTGTCGATAAAGCCATCGGCGAGGAGGAGGCTCGAGGTGATTTACAAAACTGAGATTGAATTTTACGAGTGGCTGAAAATGCGACTCCTAAATGGCACTTCCGACAATGGATGA
- the LOC122407520 gene encoding uncharacterized protein isoform X2 — protein sequence MRRSRGIASTFIAFITIAFVVLVSRETTEPTEDNRDYLNVVEIQTEPATTSRTQTQRYVTPSLAELRGRGDLPATNDHVLMLTRVPGAGAELLVLLLQRLQGFNAFKHIRLPPGDDGLLSTLQQELLVEEIISIIRQEAIPLSFDGDLRFLNFSAFARQAPAFVSVVQERRIFACLPGIDITFLWTGFSLKRNNKWALKRAMDNVSRWYRVVGILDHIDLTLEALKREFPYFFNGAMRLYKEIRPKEKSSRYRSLSIKPSARRRLEVIYKTEIEFYEWLKMRLLNGTSDNG from the exons atgcgtCGGAGTCGCGGTATCGCATCGACTTTTATCGCGTTCATTACCATCGCATTCGTTGTTCTCGTTTCGAGAGAAACGACCGAACCCACGGAAGATAACCGTGATTATTTGAACGTCGTTGAAATTCAAACTGAGCCAGCAACAACGAGCAGAACGCAG ACGCAAAGATACGTGACTCCATCCCTCGCTGAGCTCAGGGGTCGTGGAGACTTGCCAGCAACGAATGACCACGTGCTGATGTTGACGAGAGTCCCAGGCGCGGGTGCAGAACTGTTGGTACTTTTGTTGCAGCGTCTCCAGGGTTTCAACGCGTTCAAGCACATCCGTCTGCCTCCCGGCGACGACGGGTTGCTTTCGACTTTGCAACag GAGTTGCTGGTCGAGGAAATAATAAGTATAATACGCCAGGAAGCGATCCCGCTGAGTTTCGACGGTGACTTGAgattcctcaatttttcgGCATTCGCGCGTCAGGCACCGGCGTTTGTATCCGTG GTACAAGAAAGGCGAATTTTCGCGTGTTTACCGGGGATCGATATCACATTTTTGTGGACAGGATTCTCGTT aaaaaggaataacAAATGGGCATTGAAACGTGCCATGGACAACGTATCACGATGGTATCGTGTCGTTGGAATTCTCGATCATATCGACCTTACCCTCGAGGCACTCAAACGGgaatttccatattttttcaacggtGCGATGCGATTGTACAAAGAAATCC GgccaaaagaaaaatcatcgagGTATCGGAGTTTGTCGATAAAGCCATCGGCGAGGAGGAGGCTCGAGGTGATTTACAAAACTGAGATTGAATTTTACGAGTGGCTGAAAATGCGACTCCTAAATGGCACTTCCGACAATGGATGA